CCATAGCCACCGGGGAAAATAACAGCGTCATAGTCGTTAGGGTTGGCTTCACCGATATCAATGATCTGGGTTCTGGCAATACGCGCAGCTTCCACCAGAACATTCCGACTCTCTCCCTCGCTAACCTCTCCAGACAGGTGGTTTACCACATGCATCTGCTCCATATCTGGTGCCATGCATTGATAGCTCGCTCCAGCACGATCCAGTGCAAGCATGGTGATCACACTCTCTTGAATCTCTGATCCATCCAAAAATCCTGATCCAGATAAAACCACTGCTATTTTTGTCATGTCACCCTCCCCTTGTTTGAATGTTTACCAATCAAAAGCTGATGTATCGAAATCTTCATCTTGTTTCTTAGCTACCGGTTGCACCCAGAGCTGCTCGGCCCGCATGACGACTGGATAGGTTTCAAGAACTGTCCAGCTGGGCTTAATCCCCTTGCCGGTTGATATCTTGTATTTCCATCCATGCAAAGGACAGGTTACCGTGTCGCCAGTAATGTCACATAGCTCGAGTTTAAATCCATTGTGCTTACACACACCAGAGCGGGCAATAAAGCGATCAGGTGTATGGAAAATGGTAATTTCCACACCATCCAGATTCACATTCAGAGCACCATTTTCTGGCACATCGGATGCTTCACAAGCATATTTAAAATCAACTTCGGGCATAAGCTGTCCACGCTCCCTTAGCCAGTTTTTCAGCCCAGAACAAACCTACCATGGTTTTGGCGTCAGTGATTTCACCACGCCTTAACATTTCCATGGCCTGGTCCAAAGGCATTTCAATGATTTCTAAAAACTCATCCTCATCCCTTTCGGTTTTCTCCATGGTCAGATCGTTGGCTGCATAAACTGCCATTTTCTCATCGGCGTAGCCAATGGCGGGATAGAGATGACTTATAAATGTCCACGTTTTTGCTGCATAGCCAGTTTCTTCCAGGAGCTCACGTTTGCCTGTGGTTAGAAAATCCTCTCCTGGATCCGTTTTTCCAGCTGGTAGTTCATAAAATATCTCGTTTGGGTAATATCTAAATTGGCGTTCCATGATGAGCGTAGTGGCATTTAAAAAGGGAATGATAACCACAGCTCCAGGATGTTTTATCCCTTCACGGATGCTGGTTTTGCCGTTGGGGAGCTGGACTTCATCACGGACCACATGGAGGAGATTCCCCTTAAATTTGGTCTCAGAGGAAAGTTTTATTTCACGAAGTTCTTTGGAATTCATAAGGCTTTTAGCATAGAATGCATCAGGCATAAATGCAAACGAATCCTTTGGCAATCCATGATACTACTTCTTTTACCCCGTCCTTTAGGGCGAGGGTTTGGCGTTCCTCGGGAAAAGGGCTTTTGCTCAAACTGTCAGGACTAAAGTCCTTCTTGTCAGGGTTTCATCACCCCTGGCTTAAAAGCCGGGGTAACTCAACTAAATTGTTGTGGTTATCTATAACTCGACTATTGCAATGGCCACTGAGCCAAAACACCCATACCCGCCATCAACTGTGGAGCCGCAAGGATCACACCCCACCATGGAAATACTAAATCGTCATCCCGAGCGGAGTCGAGGGAAGACAAACAATCCTACTCCCAACATTCCCAGAGGTGGTAAGTTCTTTCAATCAAGGTGTATTCCCTCCCTCGACTCCGCTCGGGGTGACGTAATCTATAATGTCACCTCAAAGTCCGATTATCGTGACAGCCACCGAGCCAAAACATCCATAGCCACCATCAACTGTGGAGCCATCTGGATGATAGGTGTTGGGGATAAATGAAATGGGGCTGTTGCCGTAGCGGGTCAAGTTTTCATCCAGGGCTGTGAGACCGAGATACAGCGGGGTGCCCCTGGCAGAATTAAAACCCCAGTCGATATCAATGATCACCCCGTTGGTAGGATTGACACCTTTTTCCAGGACTGATTCAGCGAAGAACAAATACAGCTTATACTCATAGGCGCTGGCGTGGTGTTGAATCTGGAATGAAACCTCATCAGAACGAATAAGGAGTGAATTCGCAATGAGTTGAGGTTTCTGAGGAACCATGGTGTGTCCTGTGAGTGTGGGAAAACCAGGCGCGCTGATTTCCAGATCATAGGCCACACCTGCTTCTACACTCAGGGTGGTATCGAAATAGTTACCCCAATCACTGGTGTCTTCACCTCTGACGAACTGGTACTCAGCACCTGAACCAATTGAACTCACTTTGGCGTAGTCGATTCGAGGTGAAAAATTCTCTATGGAATCCGAATAAATTTCTTCTGTAGTAAGTGCTCTATTGATATTGATGAAAGATGTCCCGGGTAGATCATCTGCCCGGAGAACTCCCATAATATTCAGGCCAGGTTCAAATTCAGTTTTCACAATTTCTGTGGGCATGGGTCCTGGTTGATGGGGCAATTCACAAGCACTCATCAGGAGTATAAATATCAGGGGCGGCATTAAGATTATCATTCTCATAGGGATCCCCTAAAATTGCAGACTATATCCAAATGATATGGAGGGCAAATACCCAGACCCAAACCCGTAATAGCCATATTCTGGAATGTAGAAATAATAGATTGGATTTCGATGCAGGAAGAGCAGATTTCTGATTGTCATGGTCATATAGGCATCCACACCACCCAGGTATTCAGCCAGATCGAACCCAAAACCTGAGCGGAGTTTCTTTTTCCAGCCAATATCCCAGGCAAACCGGGCGGGATACCTGACATTGTTGCGCTCTGGTGTG
This region of Candidatus Neomarinimicrobiota bacterium genomic DNA includes:
- a CDS encoding Rieske 2Fe-2S domain-containing protein; translated protein: MPEVDFKYACEASDVPENGALNVNLDGVEITIFHTPDRFIARSGVCKHNGFKLELCDITGDTVTCPLHGWKYKISTGKGIKPSWTVLETYPVVMRAEQLWVQPVAKKQDEDFDTSAFDW
- a CDS encoding NUDIX hydrolase gives rise to the protein MNSKELREIKLSSETKFKGNLLHVVRDEVQLPNGKTSIREGIKHPGAVVIIPFLNATTLIMERQFRYYPNEIFYELPAGKTDPGEDFLTTGKRELLEETGYAAKTWTFISHLYPAIGYADEKMAVYAANDLTMEKTERDEDEFLEIIEMPLDQAMEMLRRGEITDAKTMVGLFWAEKLAKGAWTAYARS
- a CDS encoding DUF4249 family protein, encoding MRMIILMPPLIFILLMSACELPHQPGPMPTEIVKTEFEPGLNIMGVLRADDLPGTSFININRALTTEEIYSDSIENFSPRIDYAKVSSIGSGAEYQFVRGEDTSDWGNYFDTTLSVEAGVAYDLEISAPGFPTLTGHTMVPQKPQLIANSLLIRSDEVSFQIQHHASAYEYKLYLFFAESVLEKGVNPTNGVIIDIDWGFNSARGTPLYLGLTALDENLTRYGNSPISFIPNTYHPDGSTVDGGYGCFGSVAVTIIGL